The DNA region TCAATAGCCAGCACGTGGCTCACGAGCCCGGGCTTAATGCGGCCATCGCTCTCGTAAAGAAAGCCGCTTTGGTAGTTCAGGACACGGCCGTCATGCACGAAATTGTACACGACCCCGATCGTCTGGTCGCCAACCAGCGTCCGTGAGATGCGGACCGCTCCTGTGGGAATCCCGCGCGCGATCAACTCCTCGTGGAACGGACGGAAGCCCGGATTGGCGAAAGCCCCTTTGCGCCCCCATCGCGACCGATGAAAGTCGCTCAGCAAATCGAACGCAGCCAGGGCCTCCGCCGTCGTTTCCATGATCCGGAATTCAAGGGGGCCTCGTTCGGCGTACAACCTCATGGCACGGCTCACGGCCTGGCGCGTACTGCGGCCCAGTGTGGCGCGGTAATCCTTCTTTTGCTCACGGGCCTTGGCGAAATCAACCCATAAGGCCGTATCGGCCTGCTTCACCTCGCTAACGAGCCCAGCCTTGCCCGCGGCGCGGCAAGCGGCCAACTCGAGGTCCGCATCAATTCCGGAGAGCACCAGCTGATCCGCGCGGCGCAAGCGGGACGTCAAAGCGTCGAGACCTGCCGGAATAATGGTGTCCGGTTGTTCTGCAAGGATACTATTGCACTCGATGAACAGCCGGTCGAAGCGGGTATCTCCGGATTCATTGAGCAGCCAGCGTGCCCGCGCATGCGGCCCAAGTCTCCAGGCTCTCCGCCGGCAGATGATCGCCAATCCGACGATCTTGCCTGACGACCGAGCTACGAGGACATGCGGTTGCGTGCCATCCGGAATATGCCGTAGCCAGGTGCCGATCCAGAGCCAGGACAAGAAGAACGAGTGAGTGGCCCGAGCTTCGAGCTCCTTCCACGCGGTTTCAAGCCAGGCAATGCTCTCCAGAGCCTCCAGGCTGACATCGGTGACGGCATCAGGCATGCTCATTCTTGTTCAACGCCAGAGGACCGCAAGCGCGCTTTGATGAGAGAACAAGGATCGTGCTGCAATGATCGCGCATAATCCCATGATCGGGCGGGCCTGCTCACACACGAATCCTTCTGGCGGCCACGCCATTGGGCGTCTGTGACCGTCGCCTCGGCCGGGCGGATGGCGGTACTATATCTGGAATTCGACCTATGTGCGGACCCTTTCTGGTTACCCACTCCTGCGACTTGTGCCTTCGGCGCGACTGTGCCGAGGGAGGCTGTGACCGGCCAGCTTTCGGCTGGCGCCGGCGCTCCGACTTTGACTGCGCCCTCTCACCGTGACCTGCCATGTCTGCCCGTTACGTGCTGCCAGCGGCGGCGCGGCCGGCACGATACGCTCGGGCGGCTATCGCGCTTCGATCGCGCTATTTCCGCAATTGTGAGATAGAACGACTACGATGGTCGGGATAGAGCCTGGACCGATGCCAGGAACGCTCCGAGCTGCTCGACCAAATCCGCGGCGATCGACTTGTCGACCATCAGAATTGTGGTGCCCGGTGTTTTGTCGGATGACCAGGCGCCCTGAGCGGAGATCGCAGCATGATCGGAACGGACCTTCACAAGCACGCGAACTCTCTCTACGTTGAGACGCTCGCCGACGAGATTGGTTCCTTCCACAGAGCCGCCAGCAGTTTGCCTGCCGACTGCGACGGGCGAGACCTCTAGTATCGCCTGGGCCAACCAGATCGCATGCTTGTAGGGAATCGTCCAAATTGCCGAGCCATGATCGGCGTCAACGTCGACTCTAAATGCCAGTCCGTCATCGGAAGTCTCAATCCCGCGAAAACCCGTGATGGTTTGTCGGTCAAGCGTGCCGTCTCGATTGGTCAACGCGGGCCTCAATTTTGCTTTCGCGATAGTGAGCGTTGCTATTCCGAATTCAACCTGTTTTCGAGTGAGCTGATCGCTCCGTAATTGGGCGGGACCGTCGCTCCCTAGGCTGGAGCGGCGATCCCTTATCGCACGATAAGTTTGGCCGGGGTGTGGGTGTCCGCCAATCCGCACGACTGAGGACACGGTAAATCGGCAAATGCCTGCGGCAAATTGCCATTCTGAACTAGTCCTAACTAAGAGGTTCAACAGGACGTAGCCTCTTGGGGCAAAGGTATTAGCGCGCTGCAAAAATTGCGAAATCCTGGTGACGAAATTCAAGGGAGAGACGTAAAGTCATTGGTCGAGGTTGACCGCTACAACCTCCGAAGCCCCATAGCCCCAGCCCCCCTGAACTAGGGCTCCCCGCGCCACGGACGTCGCTGCTTGGTCCACCGTGGGCGCATTTTGACCCTGGCGACGCCCGCGAGGATCCAGTCGTCGCCTGGCCGCGACAATGAAGAGGCCGCCAAGTGAGGCGACCTTACATTCCCGCGCAAATGCAGCTTTCAACCACTCCAGCACGATGGCTGAAATACGGACAGCGCCCCGCTCGGTGCTGTCCAAGTTAGGTCACTCGCACGAGCGGATTAGGCCATTGGCGCACCATCATTGGAACAACAATACCCCGTGTAACTCCGACGGGGTGAGTTCAGGCCCTAAGCCTTGCACCCCGGTAACGGCCCCGGTCTATCGCCCAGATCGGGGCTGTTTCTTTTCGGCGGAGCAGCGGCGTAGCCGCCCATCGCGGCATGTGCACGCTATGGGCGTCGAATTCTCTCCATCGCGGGCAAAGGGGCGGCATCTGCAGAAAGAGAGAGCAGGGGCGTGGGGCTGGTCGGCTCCGGCTCCAATTGGCTCGCAGCGCAAAGCTGCGTCGCCGGCTTCGAATTGGTCGCGGCGCCTCGATCGTTAGTAGAAGCGCAATCTTTCTCCCGCAGCATCGTTCAAATTTGCATTGGTTATTGATGGGCTCGGAAATGATTACTTTTCCCGACAGGCGAAAGTCTGTGCGTAATCCATCGCTGGACAACGCCTTGATCAGGTTTGGTGACTTGGCGCTGTGCTGTATCGTTGGTGACATCACGGAGAACGGTGCGGCGCTGAAGGCGGATGATCCGCCATCACCTCTTCCCGACCATTTCACGCTGATCGTTCCACCTAGCAAGACTTACTCGTGCAACGTCGTTTGGCGAAGAGGTGCATGGGTTGGTGTCGTGTTCGTTACTGAATGAAGCGAGCAACCACGACTTCAGATATCCTGGGCAATTTGCGGAGAGCTGACAGCGCCGCTCGTCTCAGCAAAGGCAGTCATGCCAGCCAGAGGCTGAGGTAGGCGCGACCAACGTAGGTGATGAAGCCTCGGCATAGAGTACCGGGCGGAACCAAATGAAGAAGGCCGCCAAATCAGGCGGCCTTACCCTGCAGTCCTAGGATTGGTTTCCGACATTCAATTGGGCGCTAGTCCCGGCGAGGACAGCCTGCCGCTCAAATGTGCACTTGTCTCTGCGTATCGGGCGAGCTTTAGCAGCGCTTCCTTGGCTGCACACGGGGCAAGGGCTGCGGCCTCGTTCCGCAACTCTCTAGCTCGCTCTGCGAGCCGTGCCTCGAGAGTATCCCTCTGAACCACGCGTTGGCGTAATTGTCCCATGCGCTTTCCCTCGACAGGTCCCCACCCGGAACTTACGATTCCAAGCTTTAACAGCGCGTAAAAGCTCCCCTGGAGGAAGGCGTTCTGTGACGCCAAGACGGCGCCAAGAGGGCACCAAATGGGATAAATTGCGAATTGCCTGGCAAAGCACAGATTTTGCTGAAGGCCGAGGGGGAGGGGGCGAGCGCTACACGTCTCCGGACCTTTCAAGCCAGCTAAATGTCTCTGTTCTGATACGGCATCTGGCGGTTGAGAGCGTGCTCCATGACCCAGCGAGTCATTCCGGCGCGGGAGTTGTCGTTTTCATGCCGAATCAAGCGTCGCTCGCGCCTGCTTTGAATTACGATACCCGGGCGATGGAGTTCGTTACACATGGGTGTGTCGAACTCGCAACGTCTCAATAGTTTCGCTGGGTATCGGACGTGTTTGGGCTTCACGTCGTTGCTAATTCATCGTCTAATGATGACGGACCTTCGGCGGCGATTTTATTTCCAAGACGTTCATTTGAGATCGGGTCCAGGAGGTCGCTGTCCAGCGCCAGCGGCCTCTTCGTTTTGCTTCATTGAATTGCAAAGGACCGTCCGATGCCGATACAGGTGTGGGCCGTTGCCGCTTCGATCGGCTGGACAGCCGTTGTGGGCACGATGCTGCTGTATATGATTTTCGGCCCCGGCTAGTTCGACGACGCTGCGATGGGTCGCGTTACTGGTGTACGACCGTCGGCAGGGGGCACTACCGCGACATGGCAGTGTGTGGATCCCGCTCTTGAGCTTGCTTCAGCGCTGGCACCGGCCAAAATGCTCAGGCCTCTCGATTATCCGCGGAATTTTAGCCTAACGGCAGGCATGGGCCGTGCTTCTCATTGTCGCCATGCTAGCTCATTTTTTTCGCCATACTCCCTAATTAACCAATCAAGCCTAGCAGTCGGGGGGCAATCCCACTGCAACGATATGTGTTGGCGGTCACCGCGATACATCGGAAGTCTGCTCGCGGCACAAGGTGTTGCGAGCATGTGGTATGTCGCGCGCCTTCGCGATGCGCGGCAGTGGAATTCCCTTGTAAACGTCAAAAGAGAAGAATCTCTGCGACCCACGGAGGTCTGAATTGGATACGACCGGGACAATCACATCATTTTCGTCCACACCGATGACGAGGTTTTCGATCGGTGGCGACGTCTACGGAGTGCAGGATGCGAGCACGAGCTACAGCCTGACCAATCCTGACTCACAAACTCTGCGCTTCCAAGTCCAGCAGGGTGATCATGCCTGGTACGACAGCTCATCCGTCGACCGCTCCGAGGTTTCAGCCGCGGTCAACATTCCCGGCGGCACTCCGCTCAACTTGAATTATCAGTTCATGGTGGAGGCAAATGGCCCAAATGGGTCATTTGCGAATACCGCAGATGGCTGGTTCATCGTCGGCCAAATGCACAATGATGATAACGCGAGCGGAGTGGGCACCTCACCGCCGTTTGCGATCCAGCTTGTTGGCGATCATCTGCAGGTTGTCGCCAGATATGTCGCTCCGGGTCAGGATCCGAGCAACGGGGCCGGTAACGTGCAGATGCTCACGCTCTGGACCGACCCCAATCCAATCCAGACGGGTGTCTATAACAACATTCAAATACAGGCCGACGTTTCGAACACCGGTGGCGGGTATTTGAAGGTCTCGATCAACGGGACACAGGTCGTGAACTACAGCGGTCCCTTGGGTTATGGGCAGGCCACCAATTGGGAATACGGGGTCTATCGGTCGTCGGCGCCCGAGACCGTCGCTGTCGATTACCGAAACATGACGCTGTTGACGGGGGCGTCGGCGACCGTCACGTCGCCGTCAACTCCGACACAGCCAACCACACCGACCACGACCCCAACTACGGTCACCAGCCCGACCACCATTGTCGCGCCTGCTGTAGCACAGGACACCACTTCGCCGGCGGCCGCGATAGCCGCCCCGGCGGCAGCCGTTACAGCGGCCGACCCCAGCGCTCTAGGCGCCATGGGAGCCATGGGAGCTATGGGAGCCATGGGAATGGCGCCGACGTCGGCGTCCGGTTGGTCGACGCCAACGACCGGCGTACCCACTGGAAGCCCGGCAGGCCTGGATCTTACGCGTTTTGGATTTGACGCCGGTACGCTGGCAACCGCCGCGCCGCAGACGACCAGTTGGTGGGGAGATCAAGGCACGGCCGCCGCATCTCAGGCAAGCAACAGCTATGCGCTGCTGAACCAGTATCTGGCGGGTAGCTCGGGTGGGGCCAATGGCGGCATGATCGCTGTAGCGATGAGTGGCCCTGCCTGGACACAGAACTCGTTCCTGACCAAGCCTCAGAGCTAAAGGACTGCCGGTCCGCGCGGGGTTTATCTGCGCGAGGCCGGTTCTCCTACGCGGCGCCTCAGGCAAATCGGCCGTTCTTGGCCCAACGGGTTCGCATGTGAGACCCGCTCTCGCGGTCTTGCCCGTGATCTTTTTGCGTACCACAGGCCGGCCCGATGTCCGGCCTGTGTCACTTGGCCCTGGTGAAGCATTGGTCGTCGATCTTCTCGATGTCGATCCGCTCGTCCCGACGGGCTCGAATGTTCGAGAGTGGGGTGGTCGCGCCGGCGCGAGCGGTCCCTGAAGCGTTCTTCAGTTTTTCGCGAGGCGAAACAGCAAGGGCCGGGGGCGATACTGAAGCAAAACGTTTGCCGGCGACCGCAGCAAGTGAAGCGCGTTGCCCAACCGTCCAGCCTCGTTGTTCGGCGTCCTTCAGTGCGGATCTTCGATTACCAAAATGAGTACCGCATATTAGGTCAGCAAAACTTCCCGAAAGCAGTCAAACCTCGCTGCTGACCTGGAGCATCCCTGGAGAGGACTGTGGATCGGCTGGCTATCATCGCACTCGCGATCGTAATCGCGGGGCTTCTGAGCGGCGGCGTCTATTCGGTGTCGAGTTCAGGCCTCAGCACTGCAATAGTCATCAATCGCTTCACCGGCGCAGCGTGGTCGTGCAGCGTCGTTTGCGAACTCATCGAAACACGCCGGAATTCAAAATGAGGCATTTTGGCCTCGACGCGCGCATGATCTGCTGCGCCAGGCACGCCGGACTGATTTCGCCGATGCGGAGAGCTTACACGTCATCGTAGGTTGGGGCGCGGATCTGGGCTGGGGCCAGCGTCTTGACAGGTCTGGCCTAAATCACGAGGCAGGTTATGGCTCAACCTGAGAACGGCATAGCCGCGCCTACGGCGGTCGCTGGCTCGTTTTATCACCGGACAGACAATTCCTTCGGGAAACGTTGGTTGTGGCCATTGGCTGCCTCCGCAAGAGAGACGATAAGCCGTTCCTCGACAAGACCGACGACAACGTATCCTCAAACCACGCCGAACTGTCCTCGGCTTTCAGGAGGGCCCCGGAAGAGGGACGCTCGGCAGGACCAAGCGGCAGCGCGAGGCCGCCGCCCCGGGCGGTCTGGAGGCGACACGGCCGGCCTGTCAGGCCGCTGTACCGCGCCTGCACCCGACGACCCCGCGGAATCCGGCGTGGTGACGACTATTCGGGTCCCAGAGAGGCTCTTGCCATCTAGCTGCCGCGATAGCCGTTCGGGTTCTGCATCTGCCAGCGCCAATGATCTGTACACATCTGTGTCAGTGATCGCCTTGAGGTCCAGCCCAGCAGATTTTTGGCGAGCGTCGGATCCGCGTAACAGGTGGCGACATCGCCGCTCCTGCGTTGGTCAATCACATACGGAACTGGCCGGCCACTCACGGTCTCGAACGTCTTGATCACCTCCAGGACGCTGCTGCCGCTTCCTGTTCCGAGATTGACGGTCAGAATGCCGGGGTGTCTCAGCTCGCTCAAGGCGCTCAGATGTCCGGATGCAAGATCGACGACATGAATGAAGTCGCGGATGCCGGTGCCATCCGGAGTATCGTAGTCATCTCCCCAAACTTGCAGCTTCTCACGTCGCCCGATGGCGACTTGCGCCACAAGCGGCAACAAATTGTTGGGCACGCCGAGCGGGTCTTCTCCGATAAGCCCGCTTTCGTGTGCGCCAACGGGATTGAAGTAGCGCAGGATGGCGATCCGCCAATCGCTGTCGGACCGATAGAGATCCCTTAGGATCTCTTCGACAAAATACTTTGTGCGACCATACGGATTTATTGGTCCTACGGGATGTTTCTCGTCCAGCGGCAGGTATGCGGGCGTGCCGTAAACCGTTGCGGACGAACTGAAGACCAGCGTTTTCACATCGGCACGCGACATCGCCGACACGAGCCGCATCGTCCCCACGACGTTGTTTTGGTAATACGTCATGGGTTGAGTGCCGGACTCACCGACCGCCTTGAGCCCGGCGAGGTGAATGACCGCGGTCACGCCGTGGGTGCGCAGGATCTCGTAAATCGCGTCCTCATCGCAGATATCGATCTGCCGGAATACGAGCGATCGCCCGCAGATGGCCTGTACCCGTTCGAGCGATGCGCGATTGCTGTTGCAGAGATTGTCGACCGCAACGACATCCAGCCCGGAGTCGAGTAGGGCGACCGCAATATGGGACCCGATATAGCCGGCGCCTCCGGTCAACAGGATCATTCTGATTCCATTTCCATTCCGCGTCTGCCCGCGAAATCTGAGATCGCGACGACGACTCCAGCCCGTGGTGACAGACCGAAATCAAGACGATACGCGCACGATCACCGGGGATTTGTAGTTGTAGTTGTAGTTGTCCTGGCAACGCCCGCGTCAAGCGTTTGCGCTGACACCAAAGCGGCCGGCACCAATGGTGCCGATCGCCACATCGATGAATGCCGCATCCAACGATGTGGCACGGACTTCAGCTCGAGATATCCGGCTATTTCCGCAGTCGGATCGCCCCGTCGGCCTTCGAACCAATATCCTTGCGGGCGTGGCCGTTCGTAAGAGGCACTTCGAAGAAGTTCACCGCATGGTCAATTGAACCGAGCGGCGCGGGCCGGCCTGTCCTCGCGATTTTGGGAAGTTCTCGCTTCGGTGGGAGGAGGCGCTCGGTTGCGTCAGCGGCCGGGTACGCCGTCCCGCTTGATGGCCGAGCTGTAGGTCGATGGTTCAGCCCCCAGATCGCCGCCTGTGTTCTGTTCTGAACACGAATCTTGCGGAGGATCGCCTTGATGTGAACCTTCAC from Bradyrhizobium sp. B124 includes:
- a CDS encoding GNAT family N-acetyltransferase; the encoded protein is MPDAVTDVSLEALESIAWLETAWKELEARATHSFFLSWLWIGTWLRHIPDGTQPHVLVARSSGKIVGLAIICRRRAWRLGPHARARWLLNESGDTRFDRLFIECNSILAEQPDTIIPAGLDALTSRLRRADQLVLSGIDADLELAACRAAGKAGLVSEVKQADTALWVDFAKAREQKKDYRATLGRSTRQAVSRAMRLYAERGPLEFRIMETTAEALAAFDLLSDFHRSRWGRKGAFANPGFRPFHEELIARGIPTGAVRISRTLVGDQTIGVVYNFVHDGRVLNYQSGFLYESDGRIKPGLVSHVLAIEDSISRGESGYDFLAGGAGHKAHLANSEYAMKWIAIGRDGPERHIEAKLRDAKRTLRTIAMNLPKKKLRLFGAANAN
- a CDS encoding PilZ domain-containing protein; translated protein: MITFPDRRKSVRNPSLDNALIRFGDLALCCIVGDITENGAALKADDPPSPLPDHFTLIVPPSKTYSCNVVWRRGAWVGVVFVTE
- a CDS encoding heparin lyase I family protein is translated as MDTTGTITSFSSTPMTRFSIGGDVYGVQDASTSYSLTNPDSQTLRFQVQQGDHAWYDSSSVDRSEVSAAVNIPGGTPLNLNYQFMVEANGPNGSFANTADGWFIVGQMHNDDNASGVGTSPPFAIQLVGDHLQVVARYVAPGQDPSNGAGNVQMLTLWTDPNPIQTGVYNNIQIQADVSNTGGGYLKVSINGTQVVNYSGPLGYGQATNWEYGVYRSSAPETVAVDYRNMTLLTGASATVTSPSTPTQPTTPTTTPTTVTSPTTIVAPAVAQDTTSPAAAIAAPAAAVTAADPSALGAMGAMGAMGAMGMAPTSASGWSTPTTGVPTGSPAGLDLTRFGFDAGTLATAAPQTTSWWGDQGTAAASQASNSYALLNQYLAGSSGGANGGMIAVAMSGPAWTQNSFLTKPQS
- the galE gene encoding UDP-glucose 4-epimerase GalE, with protein sequence MILLTGGAGYIGSHIAVALLDSGLDVVAVDNLCNSNRASLERVQAICGRSLVFRQIDICDEDAIYEILRTHGVTAVIHLAGLKAVGESGTQPMTYYQNNVVGTMRLVSAMSRADVKTLVFSSSATVYGTPAYLPLDEKHPVGPINPYGRTKYFVEEILRDLYRSDSDWRIAILRYFNPVGAHESGLIGEDPLGVPNNLLPLVAQVAIGRREKLQVWGDDYDTPDGTGIRDFIHVVDLASGHLSALSELRHPGILTVNLGTGSGSSVLEVIKTFETVSGRPVPYVIDQRRSGDVATCYADPTLAKNLLGWTSRRSLTQMCTDHWRWQMQNPNGYRGS